The window GACGTCGGATACTTCAAGGATCTTGTTCATGCGCTCGGAGGACAGCACTATGGTGTTCTTCATAACGGTGGCCGCGTTGCCGGAGAGGCTCGTGGAGTGGAATACCGGCGTTATGTACAGCTTGTTCTTTATGGCGTAGCGGACCACGTCGACCACGTCGTCGGCCGATTCGGCGTAGACGACTGCCAGCGGGAGCTGGAACTCGAAGGACGCCGGATCGCGGGCGTATATACGGCGTATGTCGGGATCCGTGATGACCTTATCCTCGCCCAGTTCTTTCTTCAAGTCCTTGAGCTCGGACATATTAATTTCTATTTCTTGTTCTTATATATCTTCTCATTAATGATATACGCTTTAAATTCATGGATAATTTCTGCTATTTTTATACCGGCGGGGCATTGTATATCGCAATTTCTACATCCTAGACATGTCATGATGCCCGTATACGCCGCCTCGGAGAGCTCCCCGTCGAAGTTTCTGATTAAGTTGACGCGCCCCCTAGGCCCGAAGTGCATCATCCTTATGGATCTGTAGGTGGGGCAGGCGAATTCGCAGAAGCCGCAGAACTGGCACTTGGAGGCCTCGGCCTTCAGCTCCGCCAGATTCATAGGAGGACCTCGGCCATGTGGTACAGCTCCACCTCGCCCTCGGACGCCCGCTTGAGGTTGACGTAACATATGGGGCACTGCACCACGACCTTCCTAGAAAGCCGGGCGAGCTCCTTGACCCTCGCCTTGGCTATCTGCTTGGCTATGTTCGGGAAGGTCGACTCTATGGGGCCTCCGCAACACTGCGACGTGTCGCGGCCAGTTACGAACGGGTCCTCCACAGGCTCGCCGGCTTTGAGGAGCTTTCTGACTGTCTGATATCTGTCCAGATAGCGGGCGTAGAGGCAGGAGTCGTGTATGGCGAAGTTCTTGATGGATACTCCCTTGGGCTCTATAAAATCCATATAGCTGGTTACCTTTATATCGAAGTCGGGGAAGTACTTGGGATACACCTTCTCCAGCAGATAGTGGGTGTGGGGATCGACGGTCACGATCTCCCTTATACCGCGCTGCTTGAAGTAGTCGACGACCTTCCTCGCGTAATTGACGAAGTCCCGCTCGAAACCCAGCTCGTACAGCAAGGCGCCTGAGTAGATCTCCTTGTCCAGAAGCCTGAACTTGAGCCCGCTCCTGGCCAAGAGGCTGTGCATGGACCTAACAACGCGGTCGGCCCTATCCACCTCGGCTTGATCGGGCTTGAGCAACTGCCTCCCGAAAGTCCTAGCGGCAAATCCGGCGAGAGCGCTCATCAAGCCGCCACCCGACGCTCCGAATTTCTCCAAGTTTTCTACAGCCTTCTCGATAACTGGGGCCAAATGGTACATACATGACGTATAAAAAACTGTACTAGAGCTCGTATCTTGTTGTAGTCCTTCCTTCCAATTTTCACATATACGCTCATCTACGGGAAGAGGAAGCCAAGTCTTATCTAGAGAATCAACTATAATTTCTCTTAGCCGCAAGAGCCATCCCTCGCTCATTAAAGATGGGGGTTATTCTAAAATAAAAACATTTACTTCAACTAACTTGACTATATGTATATGTTCATATATGTTTATTTATAGTAAATAGCATAACAATTATGAAAATAATTTAATAAATATAATAATATATTAATATAGAAATAGAAACAAATGTTCTATATAATATGATAGCAGAATACTCGGAAGAACCTTCTGACACGAAACAATGCTTAAATAGGGAGAGCGAGGATGGCCCATGTCAGTAAGCCTGTTCAAGAGGTACGAACTGCCGCCGCTTCCGTACAACCTGGACGCCCTCGAGCCCTACATAAGCAGGGACATAGTAGACGTCCACTACAACGGCCACCACAAGGGCTACGTGAACGGCGCCAACGCGCTCCTGGAGAGGATGGAGAAGATAATAAAGGGAGAGCTGGCCTCCGGCCAGTACGACATACAGGGGATTCTGAGAGGGCTGACCTTCAACATAAACGGCCACAAGTTGCACGACCTCTACTGGAAGAGCATGGCGCCTGCGGGCAAGGGAGGCGGGAAGCCCGGAGGAAGGCTCGCCGACCTCATAAACAAACAGTACGGGAGCTTCGACAAGTTCAAGGCCGTATTTACCGAGGCCGCGAACTCGTTGCCGGGGACGGGCTGGACGGCGCTTTATTACGACGTAGAGACAGGCAACCTCCAGATAATGACCTTCGAGAACCACTTCCTGAACCACATCGGGGAGGCGCCGATACTTATAATAGTTGACGAGTTCGAGCACGCCTACTACCTACAGTACAAGAACAAGAGAGCCGACTACGTAAACGCCTGGTGGAATCTCGTCAACTGGGACTTCGCCGAGAAGAAGCTTTCTAAGCTTATCTAATCCCCTTTTTGTGCGGAATCCCCTAGTTTTGAGAAAGAAGCAAGAGATTAGGGAGAGGATCTGGGACCTCCTCGAAAAGAGCGGCGCCGCCGCGTTTCCGCGCCCGGTGTTCGGGCGGATACCGAACTTCGTCGGGGCCGAGTCGGCGTGCCGCAATTTGAGGGAGTCGGGCGAGTGGGCGGCGGCTGAGGTCGTGAAGATAAACCCCGACGCGCCCCAGAGGCCCTGCCGCGAGGCGGCGCTGGCGGAGGGCAAGGTGGTGATCATGCCGACTCCGAGGATAAGGGAGGGCTTCCTCCTGCTGGATCCGCGCCGGGTGCCTCGGAGCGCCTATCGCGAGGCGTCGACGATATCCGGGGCGTTTCGGTGGGGAGTCAAGGTGGATCCCCGCGAGATGCCGCAGATAGATCTTGTGGTGATAGGGTCTGTCGCCGTGAACCCCAGAAACGGCGCCAGGCTGGGCAAGAGCCACGGCTACGCGGAGCTCGAGTGGGGGATCGCTACGGCGTTGGGCAAGGCATCTGAGTCGACCCCCGTGGCCACCACAGTACACGAGCTACAGCTCGTCGAGGACGACATACCCCAGGAGCCCTTCGACCTGCCCGTCGATTTAATCGCGACCCGTACGGCCGTCCTCAGACCCTCCGAGAGGAGGCCGAAGCCCCGCGGGATTTTGTGGGAGTACGTGACGGACGAGATGCTCTCGGAGATCCCCCTCCTTTCATCTCTGAGATAAGAATATATACCACTAACCGGGATGTGTTGTGGATGTAGAGGAGAAGGTGCTCCAGATAATTAAGGAGCGGGGGGAGGTGTCCACGACGGAGCTGGTGCAGCTGACGGGCTATCCGCGGCACAAGGTCTTGAGGGTCCTTAACAAGCTCTACTTCAAGGGCCTTGTGGAGCCCGTCAAGAGGAGCAGGAAGTACCTCTGGCGTCTAGCCTCCGGCGAGATGGCCGTGTATCCCGTCCACACGCCGCTGTCTCCCGTGCTGTATCTCGAGGGAGTCGTCGAGCCCATATATAGGAAGGTGGAGAACAGAGTGGACTCATTCCTCTTCGTCCACGTTAAGAGCAACAGGTATTGGCTCTGCGACTGCGGGACCGGGTACTACGTGATCTCCGACGACAGCATAGAGGGTTGCGACTGTAGGCTGAGGCATGCCTTCGGTGAGAGGAGGCTGGCCATGATCTACCTAACCGGCGATCTGAGGTTTAGGTACTGGCGGAGCTACAGATACGGCGAGAACGACGCCGAGTTCGTCTTGTTGGTGCCTGAGGCGGAGATCTCGAGGGAACTTCTGGAGAAGTACAGGAAATACGAGGTCCCCGCTAGCGGCTCCTGAGCGCGTGGGCGACCGCCAACACGGCGAGGGAGAATAGGAGAAGCGTCGCGGCCTCCGGGATAGCCGATAGGTAGTAGGTCTCGAACGAGTTCCAGATATAGACCGAGGCGGGGCTCGCCAAGCCGAACGGAGGCCCCGACACGTAATACGCTATGATGGCCACGGCGCCGAACTCGCTTATGGCCCTGGACATGGCGGTGAGGCCGGACGAGAGGAGGCCTCTGGCAGAGCCTCTGAAGACGTACCAGAACACGCGGGCCTCCCCCGCGCCCATGCTGACGGCCATGAGCTCCGGCTCTCTAGGCAGAGCCTCGAAGTAGCTCTGGGCAGATCTGATGTACACAGGCGCCGATACTATCACTAGGGCCGCGACCAGGCCTATGTATGAGTCGAACAGACTCACGCCCAACGAGTTCAGAAACCTGCCGACGGCGGTCTGGGGGCTGGCGAGCAGAACCAGCGCTATGCCCACTATGGGGTGCGGGACCGACGCGGGGATGTCGGTCAAGGCGTTTATAACGGCGTTTCTCTTCCTGGCCGCGTAGAACGCCACCGGCGTGAAGAACGCTATGTTTACAAGCACCGCCGCGGAGGACGCCAGTAGCGTGACCCCTATCGATCTGAGGAGGCCCTCGCCGAAGGCGGCGTTGCTGAAAAAGGGCCCGTATCCGTAGTACACCAGCGCCGCGAACGGCGCCAAGAGCGCCGACAGCGCAACGGCCGAATAGACGGCTATCAGCCTATACATGATCCGCCAGCGCCCAGTCGGGCGCCTTGGCGTCTCTGGGGCAACGAGTCGGCGAGAAGCCCTTTATATCAAGCACGGGCGTCCCGTTGAAGAGGTCGAGGTCCGACACGCGCAACGTGTTCCCCCTCACCTCGAGGAGCTTGACTATGGAGACGCCGATCGGGTTGGGCCTGTCAGGGCTATCGGTGGCGAACACGCCGACCTCGGGCGCCTGCAGGCCCCTGGCCTCCAGCCGTCTGGGCCTCACCACCAGAGGAGATCCTCTATGCTTATGTAGATAAGAGATCACGATTATGTGGCTGAACCCGTCCAAGCCCCTCAACCCCTCCACATACCTATCGTAGACGAGTATAAGCCCCTCCACCCGCCT of the Thermoproteus uzoniensis 768-20 genome contains:
- a CDS encoding ABC transporter permease translates to MYRLIAVYSAVALSALLAPFAALVYYGYGPFFSNAAFGEGLLRSIGVTLLASSAAVLVNIAFFTPVAFYAARKRNAVINALTDIPASVPHPIVGIALVLLASPQTAVGRFLNSLGVSLFDSYIGLVAALVIVSAPVYIRSAQSYFEALPREPELMAVSMGAGEARVFWYVFRGSARGLLSSGLTAMSRAISEFGAVAIIAYYVSGPPFGLASPASVYIWNSFETYYLSAIPEAATLLLFSLAVLAVAHALRSR
- a CDS encoding helix-turn-helix transcriptional regulator, producing MDVEEKVLQIIKERGEVSTTELVQLTGYPRHKVLRVLNKLYFKGLVEPVKRSRKYLWRLASGEMAVYPVHTPLSPVLYLEGVVEPIYRKVENRVDSFLFVHVKSNRYWLCDCGTGYYVISDDSIEGCDCRLRHAFGERRLAMIYLTGDLRFRYWRSYRYGENDAEFVLLVPEAEISRELLEKYRKYEVPASGS
- the tsaA gene encoding tRNA (N6-threonylcarbamoyladenosine(37)-N6)-methyltransferase TrmO, with product MLFEPIGIVQHDYPDDEVRRRRVEGLILVYDRYVEGLRGLDGFSHIIVISYLHKHRGSPLVVRPRRLEARGLQAPEVGVFATDSPDRPNPIGVSIVKLLEVRGNTLRVSDLDLFNGTPVLDIKGFSPTRCPRDAKAPDWALADHV
- a CDS encoding (Fe-S)-binding protein, which produces MSEGWLLRLREIIVDSLDKTWLPLPVDERICENWKEGLQQDTSSSTVFYTSCMYHLAPVIEKAVENLEKFGASGGGLMSALAGFAARTFGRQLLKPDQAEVDRADRVVRSMHSLLARSGLKFRLLDKEIYSGALLYELGFERDFVNYARKVVDYFKQRGIREIVTVDPHTHYLLEKVYPKYFPDFDIKVTSYMDFIEPKGVSIKNFAIHDSCLYARYLDRYQTVRKLLKAGEPVEDPFVTGRDTSQCCGGPIESTFPNIAKQIAKARVKELARLSRKVVVQCPICYVNLKRASEGEVELYHMAEVLL
- a CDS encoding 5-formyltetrahydrofolate cyclo-ligase, whose translation is MRNPLVLRKKQEIRERIWDLLEKSGAAAFPRPVFGRIPNFVGAESACRNLRESGEWAAAEVVKINPDAPQRPCREAALAEGKVVIMPTPRIREGFLLLDPRRVPRSAYREASTISGAFRWGVKVDPREMPQIDLVVIGSVAVNPRNGARLGKSHGYAELEWGIATALGKASESTPVATTVHELQLVEDDIPQEPFDLPVDLIATRTAVLRPSERRPKPRGILWEYVTDEMLSEIPLLSSLR
- a CDS encoding superoxide dismutase, with the protein product MSVSLFKRYELPPLPYNLDALEPYISRDIVDVHYNGHHKGYVNGANALLERMEKIIKGELASGQYDIQGILRGLTFNINGHKLHDLYWKSMAPAGKGGGKPGGRLADLINKQYGSFDKFKAVFTEAANSLPGTGWTALYYDVETGNLQIMTFENHFLNHIGEAPILIIVDEFEHAYYLQYKNKRADYVNAWWNLVNWDFAEKKLSKLI
- a CDS encoding (Fe-S)-binding protein; amino-acid sequence: MNLAELKAEASKCQFCGFCEFACPTYRSIRMMHFGPRGRVNLIRNFDGELSEAAYTGIMTCLGCRNCDIQCPAGIKIAEIIHEFKAYIINEKIYKNKK